One stretch of Bos mutus isolate GX-2022 unplaced genomic scaffold, NWIPB_WYAK_1.1 CTG200, whole genome shotgun sequence DNA includes these proteins:
- the UBQLN3 gene encoding LOW QUALITY PROTEIN: ubiquilin-3 (The sequence of the model RefSeq protein was modified relative to this genomic sequence to represent the inferred CDS: deleted 1 base in 1 codon) has protein sequence MAKSGEALPQGSPALVQDPHLIKVTVKTPKDKEDFSVTDTCTIQQLKEEISQRFKAHPDQLILIFAGKILKDPDSLAQCGVRDGLTVHLVIKMQRRTMGNECPAASVPTPAPSPGSLPQPSSIYPADGPPTFSLGVLTGLNGLGLTLGGFPDQPSSLVWQHVSVPEFVAQIIDDPFIQGLLSNTGLVRQLVLDNPRMQQLIQHNPEIGHILNNPEIMRQTLEFLRNPAMMQEMMRSQDRALSNLESIPGGYNVLRTMYTDIMDPMLNAVQEQFGGNPFATTNANATSSSSQPSRTENCDPLPNPWTSTYVGSAGRRGRRPGDQDISELRNRVPNILGNIGLYDYLQQLHETPQSLGTYLQGMASTLSPSQEQPPPPPGNQVPPASPSSQEPESGQALPKESVAIKGKPSCPALLRYPTESSARKDGGQDGAGNGSTGHSIHMPDLVSGLGPAANRTQIVPSPPLPTAAAAGTPERVWPPPLAYPRSLRPTSMNQAPQLQDEMHWQLPLLLHLQAAMANPRAMHALLQIEQGLQILATEAPRLFLWFMPCLTGLGSMAGDTEPRESPLVPEDPLPPPAPEVPSAQGSMELGLHSTPSSRCCKP, from the exons ATGGCCAAAAGTGGAGAGGCCCTGCCACAGGGCAGCCCAGCACTGGTCCAGGATCCCCACCTCATCAAGGTGACAGTGAAGACGCCTAAGGACAAGGAGGATTTCTCAGTTACAGACACTTGCACCATCCAGCAGCTGAAGGAAGAGATATCCCAGCGCTTTAAGGCCCACCCTGATCAGCTGATCCTAATCTTTGCTGGCAAAATCCTCAAGGACCCTGACTCGCTGGCACAGTGTGGGGTCCGAGATGGCCTCACCGTCCACCTGGTCATCAAGATGCAGCGTCGCACCATGGGCAACGAGTGCCCAGCTGCTTCAGTCCCTACCCCAGCCCCGAGCCCTGGGTCACTCCCTCAGCCAAGCTCCATTTACCCAGCAGATGGGCCACCTACCTTTAGCTTGGGTGTCCTCACAGGCCTCAATGGGCTAGGCCTGACCTTGGGTGGTTTCCCTGACCAGCCAAGCTCACTGGTGTGGCAGCATGTATCTGTGCCTGaatttgtggctcagatcattgaCGACCCCTTCATCCAGGGTCTGCTGTCCAACACAGGCCTGGTGCGCCAGTTGGTTCTTGACAATCCTCGTATGCAGCAACTGATCCAGCACAACCCCGAGATTGGGCACATTCTCAACAATCCTGAAATCATGCGGCAGACACTGGAGTTTCTACGTAACCCTGCCATGATGCAAGAGATGATGCGCAGCCAGGACCGGGCACTCAGCAACCTGGAGAGCATCCCGGGTGGCTACAATGTGCTCCGAACCATGTATACAGATATTATGGACCCCATGCTCAATGCAGTCCAGGAGCAGTTTGGTGGCAATCCCTTTGCCACCACTAATGCTAATgcaaccagcagcagcagccaacccTCAAGGACGGAGAACTGTGACCCTCTCCCCAATCCCTGGACTTCCACATATGTAGGCTCAGCTGGCAGGAGGGGCAGAAGGCCTGGGGACCAGGATATATCTGAACTTAGAAATAGGGTTCCCAATATTCTAGGGAATATAGGGCTCTATGACTATCTCCAACAATTGCATGAGaccccccagtccctgggaacCTATCTGCAGGGGATGGCATCTACCCTCAGTCCAAGCCAAGAAcaaccacctccaccaccaggAAACCAAGTTCCTCCAGCTTCACCCTCATCCCAGGAACCTGAGTCAGGCCAGGCTCTCCCCAAGGAGTCAGTTGCAATCAAGGGAAAGCCCTCCTGCCCAGCCTTACTGAGATATCCCACGGAGAGCAGTGCTAGAAAAGATGGAGGTCAAGATGGTGCAGGGAATGGTTCCACTGGCCACAGCATCCACATGCCTGATCTTGTCTCTGGGCTGGGGCCTGCTGCCAATAGGACCCAAATTGTTCCTTCCCCACCTTTGCCCACAGCAGCTGCTGCTGGAACCCCTGAGCGTGTCTGGCCACCGCCACTGGCTTATCCAAGATCTCTGAGGCCAACCAGCATGAATCAGGCCCCACAGCTGCAGGATGAGATGCACTGGcaactgccactgctgctgcacCTTCAGGCAGCCATGGCAAACCCACGTGCCATGCATGCCCTGCTGCAGATTGAGCAGGGTCTGCAGATCTTGGCTACTGAAGCCCCTCGCCTCTTCCTCTGGTTCATGCCTTGTCTAACAGGGCTGGGAAGTATGGCGGGAGATACAGAGCCTCGAGAGAGTCCCCTTGTGCCTGAGGATCCTttgcctcccccagctcctgagGTTCCCTCAGCACAGGGCTCTATGGAGCTGGGCCTCCATTCTACC CCTTCCTCCAGATGTTGCAAGCCTTGA